The following DNA comes from Lutra lutra chromosome 14, mLutLut1.2, whole genome shotgun sequence.
TAGTCCCTGTAGCCCCAGCTTGCTCTGCATATAAATACTTTTGGGGGGGACCCAGCACTGATTGGGGCTCTGGGAGGAATCTGCAGTCTGGGCCGGGGGGGGGCTGGAGTCTGCCCCTAGGCTGATGGAGTGGGGGTGCCAGTGTGGGGATCCAGGGGTCTGGGGAGGACCTGCATTTCAGGGAGGTGGTTCAGAGGGCTGGGAGTGTTGACAGTTCAGCTCCCCGCCCTGCCTCTTAGGAGCTGTGCAACTTGGGCCTGTGAACTAAACTCTCAGgacctccatttccttatctgcaaaatgggatgaTAATGATTGCACCCCCTCATAGGGTTGTTCTGAGAATAAATGAAGTAATGCATATGAAATGCTtacacagtgtctgacacattaATCCTCAATAAATAGTAATAGTAGTGAGTATGATTTCTGGGAGGTGCCAAGAATGTGTGTatgggttggggggcagggcagaggaatGTATCTCCAGGGCTTTTGTCATCTAACTTCCTAGGGATGGAACGCACTGACTCCTGGAGGGTCTCTGGTCTCTGCCGTGGAGGCACTTAGTGTTGAAGGCGAAGTGTCCACTACCTAAGGCCCCCCCAGTGTCCTGTATGTGGGTCACACCCCTAGCCTTCCAGGGACCACCTGctccttgcttttgtttccagcagtggggaggggccccAGGAAACCCTCTGTACCTCCTTGCCCACGCCGCTCAGAACCAGTGCAGGAGATTTTCCAGGGCTGGGGAGAACCACCCGAATTACCTGTGACAGGCACCGTAGGTAGCGGGACACTGCTTTTCTAGCGGGGCTGTCCCTGACCAGCTCATCCTCCTTGCAGGGCACCTTGGCCAGGAAGAGCTGCACCTGGCTGGGGGTCATGTTGGCAAAGTCCAGAAACTTTTCAGGGTCCACGGAGCTGCTGAAGGCACACACGAAGCACTTCCCGTCAAGGAGGGCCAAGAGGATCCAGACAAGGGGGGCGGCCAGTGCCCTCTGCAGCACAGAGGAGCACATATACCTAGGGGTAGCAGAAGGCGGGGGGTTAAGAGGGGCAGCTGGGATTCAGCTGCAGCAGGAAGGCCACAGGAGGGATGCAAGGATGGACTTCCCAGGAGGGCTAGGAGATGCCTGGGGTGGTGGCTCCCACTGCAGAGGTCCcagcagcagaggcagggaggctggagggctggggctctgggaggTCAGGAAAGTCAGGACTGGCAGCCCAGGACTGGAAACTGGGGAGCGGGCATGCCTCTTCCTCTCAGGCTCTCCTGGTGCCTTTCCCATGCCAGAGGCACATTAGATCTTTGGTGACGAGTTCCATTCATGTGGCAGGACTGTGGGCCTCTGACCTCAACTACCTGCGCGGTTCTGCCCGAGGGCTTTGGAGGAATCTCTGCAATCAGAGGAGGACGGTGGAAGCCAGGAGAGTTAACGACCCCAATCAACCTTCCGGCCACAGGGACCCCAGCTTCCTAGACTCTCAGTGGGACAGTGCTGAGGTGTGTTCTACCCATGTTCTCAGAGGGTCCCCAGAAGGACTGACCCGGGTGAGCCACTTATTATTACCTTCTCCCCAGAGCCGCTTCTGGGGGGAGCTAGCCCCGCCCAATAACCCTTCCAGAAGCAGTGCCTCAGACCCTTCCCTCCAGGTCCAAAGTATCCCACCCCCAGCACCGTCCCCAGGGGGCTCTCCTGCCCTCTGCTCTTCTGGAGGTTGGGTTCTGATCCCAGGACAGGTGCCCCATGGAGCTGCACTCCCCGGGCCCCAGAGGAAAAGGCAAAGGACACAGCCAGTGCATGTGACCCTCCCCACGAGGCTGAATCATGGGGAGCACGGGACCCCCAGTGCGTCAGGAAGCAGAGGCAGCTGAGCACCTGTTTCTGACTTGAACTGCATACAAAACGTACAAAAATGGTGTCTGCTGGGGGTGTGTATATGGGTGCACGGCCTCCCCCGTGGGGAACTACAAATCCATCTGACATCAGGGTGGCCCTGGTGTTTTCTATGGGCATTGTGGTTGGAAGGTGGACCTGAGGACATGGTATGGACTTACATTACATACGCTTGAGAACTTGAGAACACCGCGACTGTCCATGCCAAACCACGGGGAAAGGGGGCTATCGTCAGCAGGCTGAAATCCACCAAGCCCCTCCGGCCTCTACCCACAGATCTAGATCACTTAGACCTTTTGTCTAAAACACTGAGGGGACTGGTATCAGCTTGGGCTGGGAGTGCACCTGTGTTTGAATCTGGGCCGTGCCTCTTCCTCGTTATAGGAGCTCAGTCAAGTCGCTTAACCTCTCTGCCTCATGGGCCTCATCCTTAAAAATGGGTCTACTCCTGGAGCAGACCCAGGGCTGAGCTAAGAATTGAGAGGCTGCACACACATGGCCTGGGTATAGAGCTTGGCATGGAgcgggggttcaatcccaggaccctggaaccatgatctgagcttaacacctgagccacccaggcacccccatcagcTGGTTTTGATACGGTGCACAGTATCGAAAGCAGGTGAGAGGCTCCAAGGGCCCTGCGGTACAGCAGGTGAGGTCCTAGACCCTGGGGAAGCTTACAGGAGAGGGAATGCAGCCTTGAAGCCAGTCACGCCTCCGACTATGTGTGCAAGCCGGCTGTGTGTGTCATGGGATGGTCCTTCCTGTATGTGCTGAGTTACAATTCCTGGCCAGCCAACACATGTGACCTGGGCAAAACCTGGGAATCCTGTATCATCCATGGGTCCCCAGTCCTGGCCACAGAAGGGTGACGGATGACAGGAAAGGAAATGTCTGTTTCCGGCATGGGAAGTGGCTAAGGGGTCTCTGTGAGCTGATGTCACCCTAGTTGGGGAAAGGAGGGGACACAGGTGATAATGTCCATGGGGGGAAGCCCTCCCGATACCCATGAGGATCACCGGGCCTGGGGAGTCACCTGGCAGTGTCTGAGTGGGGAGGCCCTGACCGTGACCACCCAGGTAGTGTGGGACCGCACCTGACGACGCCCGGGTCCTTCCTCCGCTGCCCCGCAGGCCGGCACCACTCCTCCACCATCACCACGGACTGCCGGTTGGCAAGGAGGCCGCAGAGGAAGAGGGCGAGCGGGGGTGTGAGCAGCAGGCCCAGGCCGTAGAGGGCATTGTAGCGCGCCAGGCAGGGGCAGTTGAAGTCGAAGGAGGAATACATCTTGACCGTGACCGCGGCCAGCAGCAAGCAGACGCCATTCATCACTGACTCTGAGCTGGACTGGAAGTGCTGGAAGAACATGCGGAACTTTTCCATAGCCTTGGCCTGGCAGGGGTGGGCAGCCGTGGGTCCGGGAGAGCACTGAGGCTTCGGCCACCTTCCCAGCCAAATCCAGATCCTTCTGGGGACAAGCCTGGGGTCTTGTCTTCCAAGGGCCTGAGGGGACAAGGAAGGGGCGACGGTCAGTCCTCAGCCCAGACTCCTGGGGCTCAGCCACAGacgtggggcagaggcaggacttTTCTGCAAAggctcccctgcccagccccgaCTGTCCCCCAGTGCCACTCCTCTGTTCTCTGGAGGAAAGAGTCACTGCTCTGCGACCCGCCAGCCCAAAGCACCTCTAGGCAAATGTGCCCTGCCCTGTCACTCCACCCTCCCCAGCCAAATCCTCCCTCCCTTCAGGGTTTGGATACTGAGGCCCGAGAGCTGGTGGCGCTTCTTGTTGGGGGATAGGCAAATTTTGGGTGTGGTAAGGCAACGATGCTGAGGGGACCAATGATATTTTCTGGTCTCGGTCAAAAACACGATTTGACTCAGCTGAGCTCAGGGAGATTTTTGTGTTGACTTTCATGCTGGGAGGGCCCAGGGGGCACCTCCCCCTGCCtgaaggctgcctggaggaaaAGACCCTGGAGAAGAGTCTAAATGGTGTTTTGGTGTTTGCTGGGTGAGGGGCTGTGGAAGGGGAAGGCCTTCCTGGCAGAGGGCAGCGCACGGCAAGGAGGTGAGAAGCAGCCTGAGGTGGACCAGGAGTCTGGGGTTCCTGGAATGTGGCATCAGACAGAGAGTGTCGTGAGGCGGGCTGGAGGGGTCAGTGGGGGTCTACAaccttcctctctgttttattCCACTGTCCCCAGGTCAGCCTGGGCCTCTCTAAAGCATGGCCTCCCACACATCACTCATCTGCCTGGTTGGGACCAGGGGCTCCCTCAGCTTCCTagcttggcattcaaggccctccTGAATGTACCCAGGCATGCCCTCCTGTCTCTACAACTTTGCTGACACCCTCTTCCAGTTGGAACacccttgctcctccccctctgaTCTTCAAGAGGCAGCTCAAAGGCAGCGCTGTCCCCCAGCACCCCCTGGTGACCTCAGCTCTGGGGGAGCCTCTCTTCCCCTTTGGCCCCTGAAAGGTTGCCTCAGCTTGTTATTATTAATCCTcctcaggggtggggggtggctctCCCAATGAGGGCAGTGACGTGGCCTGCAATGTTGTTTTCTGTAGCATCGAGCATGGTGTTGAGGGCACAGCAAGGGACAACAGAAGTTTGTTCTCTGGGATATTGATGCCCAGACCCCCTTATTTTGTCACCAGCTCTGTCCTCTCTGCTGGCCACTTGGCctgcacctgcctgcctctctgcttctagAAAGCCAATCAGTGGAGCGTAGGGCCTGCCCTAATTTCTGTCggtctgtctccctttctctctctcattctgtctctgtctctctgactctaCCTTaggatgtgtatgtgtgcacgtatGCGTGCAGCCACGCGTGCAGGCGTGTGACTTTTTATGTCCCTCTGGGTGTGTTTCTGGGCCTTTCTGGGAGTcggtctctctccatctctctctctgtgttgttGCCTCTGTAtttctgtccttcccttctcctcatcTGCTGTCCACCCCATAGCACCCCTGTCTTAATGGCCCTCATTTATGACAATGGCCGCTTGGCTTTGGGAGAGGAGTGAGGCTGTCACAGAAGCCCAGGGGTCTGTCCCTAAGGTCATGGGTTAGTGGGCCTTGGGCCTGGAGcatgggctggggctgggtgtggTGGCCAGACCCCAGCTACTACCATCACTCAGGCTCCCTCACTCGGCTCAGGGTGGCCTCTGAGATAGGGCACACCTCAGGACTGGGATGGCCCTGATCCCACTGACCCCTGCTCTGTCCAGCCTGGACAACTGGTCACCCTTGGCTCCAAGTGATGGCCTCAGTCAAGGTCATGCATCAGCCCTGGTGTCTTTTCCTCAGACCTGGGGTCCTAACAGTTATGAATGCCACTTCACATCGACCCTGTAGGGTACACGGGGTGAGCATCCTTCCGTCTCCTTCCCATCCTCGGAGACCCGGTCCAACTCCCATCTCCATGACACTCGCCTGGACCGCAGCTGCACTAACCAGCCTTGTTTCTCTATTCTCAAGTATCTTCGAGAAAAATCTCTGGTTTTTCTGATTAAACACCACATTATGAAACCTTTAAAATTAGAGAACATGAACGTGTCCCCATCCCTGCAACCCCCAGAAGGTCTCCCTGCCCTTGCTTCAGTGTATGTCCTTCT
Coding sequences within:
- the CALHM3 gene encoding calcium homeostasis modulator protein 3; amino-acid sequence: MEKFRMFFQHFQSSSESVMNGVCLLLAAVTVKMYSSFDFNCPCLARYNALYGLGLLLTPPLALFLCGLLANRQSVVMVEEWCRPAGQRRKDPGVVRYMCSSVLQRALAAPLVWILLALLDGKCFVCAFSSSVDPEKFLDFANMTPSQVQLFLAKVPCKEDELVRDSPARKAVSRYLRCLSQAIGWSITLLLIIVAFLARCLRPCFDQTVFLQRRYWSNYVDLEQKLFDETCCEHARDFALRCVLHFFASMQSEMRARGLSRDAAGRGPEPPEMPSGLDGDGSRKAHLRAVSSREQVDFLLSTWYSSKPQLNLVASPGLWARGLNHRASTVAPGTRLSQHTDV